A single genomic interval of Alistipes provencensis harbors:
- a CDS encoding Rne/Rng family ribonuclease, which yields MNRELIVNVNPTEISIALCEDKVLVELNKEQCQTGFAVGDIYLGKVRKIMPGLNAAFVNIGHEKDAFIHYLDLGTQFPSLQKLVASQQPGKRGLRVESMKLEQPVEKTGKIGEYLQVGQQIMVQVAKEAISTKGPRLTADISLAGRNVVLVPFTSKVFLSQKIRSADEKKRLKRIAAAVLPKNFGVIIRTAAMEAKDEDIEHDIQTQIDRWRKTCAAIKKNAASAPAQLMSEMNRANTIIRDSLNGSFSQIAVDDEAMFNDIRNYIRQIEPEKEKIVKLYKGNVPIFDNFDISKQIKSLFAKYVSLKRGAYLIIEHTEAMNVIDVNSGNRTKAEDNQEQTAMDVNLAAAKEIARQLRLRDLGGIVIIDFIDLHKAQNKQALFDEMVQLMSTDKAKHTVLPLTKFGLMQITRQRVRPVAVESVSDVCPTCNGTGKIEPTVLLDKKIENQISFLTQDRGQKFIKLVVSPYVAAFLRKGLLSLRRRWEWKYKVRLEIAEDQSVGIVEVHYHDKKDNDLITK from the coding sequence ATGAACAGAGAATTAATCGTTAACGTAAACCCGACCGAGATATCCATCGCGTTGTGCGAGGACAAGGTGCTCGTCGAGCTCAACAAGGAGCAGTGCCAGACGGGATTCGCCGTAGGGGACATCTACCTCGGGAAGGTGCGCAAGATCATGCCGGGTCTGAACGCGGCATTCGTCAACATAGGGCACGAAAAAGACGCCTTTATCCACTACCTCGACTTGGGAACGCAGTTTCCCTCGCTGCAGAAGCTCGTCGCCTCGCAGCAGCCCGGAAAACGGGGCCTGCGGGTCGAGAGTATGAAGCTCGAGCAGCCTGTCGAGAAGACCGGGAAGATCGGCGAATACCTTCAGGTGGGGCAGCAGATCATGGTTCAGGTGGCCAAGGAGGCCATTTCGACTAAGGGCCCGCGCCTGACGGCCGACATTTCGCTGGCCGGCCGCAACGTGGTGCTGGTTCCCTTCACCTCGAAGGTGTTCCTCTCGCAGAAAATCCGCTCGGCGGACGAGAAGAAGCGCCTGAAACGCATCGCCGCGGCGGTGCTGCCGAAGAACTTCGGCGTCATCATCCGCACGGCGGCCATGGAGGCCAAGGACGAGGACATCGAGCACGACATCCAGACCCAGATCGACCGCTGGCGCAAGACCTGCGCGGCGATCAAGAAAAATGCGGCGTCGGCCCCGGCGCAGTTGATGAGCGAGATGAACCGGGCCAACACGATCATCCGCGACTCGCTGAACGGCTCTTTTTCGCAGATCGCCGTCGACGACGAGGCGATGTTCAACGACATCCGCAACTACATCCGCCAGATCGAGCCCGAGAAGGAGAAGATCGTCAAGCTGTACAAGGGCAACGTACCCATCTTCGACAACTTCGATATTTCGAAGCAGATCAAGTCGCTGTTCGCCAAGTATGTGTCGCTGAAGCGCGGCGCCTACCTCATCATCGAGCACACGGAGGCCATGAACGTCATCGACGTCAATTCGGGCAACCGCACCAAGGCCGAGGACAATCAGGAGCAGACCGCCATGGATGTGAACCTTGCCGCGGCGAAGGAGATCGCCCGCCAACTGCGTCTGCGCGACTTGGGGGGTATCGTCATCATCGACTTCATCGACCTGCACAAGGCGCAGAACAAGCAGGCGCTGTTCGACGAGATGGTCCAACTGATGTCCACCGACAAGGCCAAGCACACGGTGCTGCCGCTGACGAAGTTCGGCCTGATGCAGATCACCCGCCAGCGGGTGCGCCCGGTGGCCGTCGAGAGCGTTTCGGACGTTTGTCCGACGTGCAACGGCACGGGCAAGATCGAGCCGACGGTGCTGCTGGACAAGAAGATCGAAAACCAGATATCGTTCCTCACGCAGGACCGCGGGCAGAAGTTCATCAAACTGGTGGTGAGCCCCTATGTGGCGGCCTTCCTCCGGAAAGGACTGCTGTCGCTGCGCCGTCGCTGGGAGTGGAAATACAAGGTGCGCCTCGAGATCGCCGAGGACCAGAGCGTCGGCATCGTGGAGGTGCATTACCACGACAAGAAGGACAACGACCTGATAACGAAATAA
- the mfd gene encoding transcription-repair coupling factor, which yields MATAREQMAQFAAGSKALGKLCREYKNRSATVHLEELVGGALSFYAAAAVEKTGGIHVFVAEDRDAAAYLMNDFYNLLEEKQVYFFPSSWKRSAAYGAEDAQGVVQRTATMNAVRGFAGKGYLVVCTYPDALAERVADAETLQKGTIAVRVGDKISIEVLEQALVDAAFTRVDFVYEPGQYSVRGGIVDVFSYSESKPYRLDFFGDEVDSIRRFNISSQLSSDKLDRVEIIPDLNVGAPAAAKVSFVRFAGAEAAYWFYDADFVLRRVNDVRRKTLADMEHPEEIDSLLTSRNGLVADLTGCRVFALRDNLPERPAVETIRFSTAPQPKFNKNFEMLADDMIRNALRGYDTYILSENKAQVERLENIFHQIGRGQAVVRSLSTTLHEGFVDNDLKLCLYTDHQIFDRYQRYRINGEIRRDEQMTVAELNQLRPGDYVVHIDHGVGRFDGLVKIAAGDGRMQEAIKLVYKDGDVLFVNVHSLHRISRYKSGDGEPPKVYKLGNGAWQKLKNATKKAVKDISRELIALYAKRKASKGFAFSPDSYLQHELEASFKWEDTPDQQSATAAVKKDMESDQPMDRLVCGDVGFGKTEVAIRAAFKAAVDGKQAAVLVPTTILALQHYRSFTERLRNFPVRVEYINRTKSTKEVNQIREDLAAGKIDILIGTHKMLGKGIVFRDLGLLIIDEEQKFGVAAKEKLTQMSVSVDTLTLTATPIPRTLQFSLMGSRDLSVISTPPPNRQPILTESHVFSEEIIRDAIEAELARGGQVYFVHNRVEDLAALQGLITRICPKARVAVGHGKMPAEQLEKLIMDFIYGEFDVLVSTTIVENGIDIPNANTIIVDNAQNFGLSDLHQLRGRVGRSNQKAYCYLLSPPDELLSSDARRRLRAIEEFSDLGSGFNIAMQDLDIRGAGNLLGAEQSGFIADIGFETYQKIMNEAVAELRAEGLNVPGLSDGEQDVVEQMHFIDDAHIDIEVEAALPDAYVAQQAERLKLYRELDSTKDEEALQAFESRLADRFGPLPRAAKELLSVVRLRWEAIRLGMERVKVKNGLMIVHFVGEENSPYYKSETFMTLLQRVTKHPDRFVLKQHNNRLAMTVRNVKDVEDAYKTLQQL from the coding sequence ATGGCAACTGCCCGCGAGCAGATGGCGCAGTTCGCCGCCGGGTCGAAGGCCCTCGGCAAGCTGTGCCGCGAATACAAAAACAGGAGTGCTACCGTCCACCTCGAAGAGCTGGTCGGCGGTGCTCTTTCGTTTTATGCCGCGGCGGCTGTGGAGAAGACCGGCGGCATACATGTCTTCGTGGCCGAGGACCGCGATGCCGCGGCCTACCTGATGAACGACTTCTACAACCTGCTCGAGGAGAAGCAGGTTTATTTCTTCCCCTCGTCTTGGAAACGTTCGGCGGCCTACGGCGCCGAGGATGCGCAGGGCGTCGTGCAGCGCACGGCGACGATGAATGCCGTGCGGGGATTTGCGGGGAAAGGCTATCTGGTCGTCTGCACCTATCCGGACGCCCTCGCCGAGCGGGTCGCCGATGCCGAGACGCTCCAGAAAGGGACGATCGCCGTGCGGGTGGGCGACAAAATTTCGATCGAGGTGCTCGAGCAGGCGCTCGTCGACGCCGCTTTCACGCGGGTGGATTTCGTCTACGAACCCGGGCAGTATTCGGTGCGCGGCGGTATCGTCGACGTCTTTTCCTATTCGGAAAGCAAACCCTACCGACTGGATTTCTTCGGCGACGAGGTGGATTCGATCCGGCGGTTCAACATTTCGAGCCAGTTGTCGTCGGACAAGTTGGACCGTGTGGAGATCATCCCCGACCTGAACGTCGGGGCCCCGGCCGCGGCGAAGGTCTCCTTCGTGCGTTTTGCGGGTGCGGAGGCCGCCTACTGGTTCTACGACGCCGATTTTGTACTCCGGCGGGTCAACGACGTGCGCCGCAAGACGCTGGCGGACATGGAACATCCCGAAGAGATCGACTCGCTGCTCACGAGCCGCAACGGCCTCGTGGCCGACCTGACCGGGTGTCGCGTTTTCGCCTTGCGGGACAATCTGCCCGAACGGCCGGCGGTGGAAACGATCCGATTTTCGACAGCCCCGCAACCGAAATTCAATAAGAATTTCGAGATGCTGGCGGACGACATGATCCGCAACGCCCTGCGGGGATACGACACTTATATTTTATCGGAGAACAAGGCGCAGGTCGAGCGTCTGGAGAATATCTTCCACCAGATCGGCCGCGGACAGGCCGTCGTGCGGTCGCTGTCGACGACCCTGCACGAAGGGTTCGTGGACAACGACCTGAAGCTGTGCCTCTATACCGACCACCAGATCTTCGACCGCTACCAGCGTTACCGCATCAACGGCGAGATCCGGCGCGACGAGCAGATGACCGTCGCCGAGCTGAACCAGTTGCGTCCGGGCGACTATGTGGTGCACATCGACCACGGGGTGGGGCGTTTCGACGGGTTGGTGAAGATCGCCGCGGGCGACGGCCGCATGCAGGAGGCGATCAAGCTGGTTTACAAGGACGGCGACGTGTTGTTCGTCAACGTCCATTCGCTCCACCGCATTTCGCGCTACAAATCGGGCGACGGCGAGCCGCCGAAGGTTTACAAACTGGGCAACGGCGCTTGGCAGAAACTCAAGAACGCCACCAAGAAGGCCGTCAAGGATATTTCGCGCGAACTGATCGCCCTCTATGCCAAGCGCAAGGCTTCGAAAGGATTCGCCTTCTCGCCGGACAGCTACCTGCAGCACGAGCTGGAGGCCTCTTTCAAGTGGGAGGACACGCCCGACCAGCAGTCGGCCACGGCGGCCGTGAAGAAGGACATGGAGTCGGACCAGCCGATGGACCGGCTGGTGTGCGGCGACGTGGGCTTCGGCAAGACCGAGGTGGCGATCCGCGCGGCGTTCAAGGCCGCCGTCGACGGCAAGCAGGCCGCGGTGCTGGTGCCGACGACGATTCTCGCCCTGCAACATTACCGTTCGTTCACCGAGCGCCTGCGCAATTTCCCGGTGCGCGTGGAGTATATCAACCGCACCAAATCCACGAAGGAGGTCAACCAGATCCGCGAGGACCTCGCGGCGGGCAAGATCGACATTCTGATCGGCACCCACAAGATGCTGGGCAAGGGGATCGTCTTCCGCGATCTGGGACTGCTCATCATCGACGAGGAGCAGAAGTTCGGCGTTGCGGCCAAGGAGAAGCTCACGCAGATGAGCGTCTCGGTCGATACGCTGACGCTCACCGCCACGCCGATTCCGCGCACGCTGCAGTTTTCGCTGATGGGCTCCCGCGACCTGTCGGTCATCTCGACCCCTCCGCCCAACCGCCAGCCGATCCTCACCGAGTCGCACGTCTTTTCGGAGGAGATCATCCGCGACGCTATCGAGGCGGAGCTCGCGCGCGGCGGGCAGGTCTATTTCGTCCACAACCGCGTCGAGGACCTCGCGGCCCTGCAAGGGCTCATCACGCGCATCTGCCCGAAGGCCCGCGTGGCCGTGGGGCACGGCAAGATGCCCGCCGAGCAGTTGGAAAAACTCATCATGGACTTCATCTACGGGGAGTTCGACGTGCTGGTCTCGACGACGATCGTCGAGAACGGCATCGACATTCCCAACGCCAATACGATCATCGTCGACAACGCCCAGAACTTCGGCCTGAGCGACCTGCATCAGTTGCGCGGCCGCGTGGGACGTTCGAACCAGAAGGCTTACTGCTACCTGCTCTCGCCGCCCGACGAACTGCTGTCGTCCGACGCGCGGCGGCGTCTGCGGGCCATCGAGGAGTTTTCCGATCTGGGTTCCGGGTTCAACATCGCCATGCAGGACCTCGACATCCGCGGAGCGGGCAACCTGCTGGGGGCCGAACAGAGCGGGTTCATCGCCGACATCGGGTTCGAGACCTACCAGAAGATCATGAACGAAGCCGTCGCCGAGCTGCGCGCCGAGGGGCTGAACGTCCCGGGGCTGAGCGACGGCGAACAGGACGTGGTGGAACAGATGCATTTCATCGACGACGCGCACATCGACATCGAGGTCGAAGCGGCGCTGCCGGACGCCTATGTGGCCCAGCAGGCCGAGCGCCTGAAACTCTACCGCGAACTCGACTCGACGAAGGACGAGGAGGCTTTGCAGGCTTTCGAGAGCCGTCTGGCGGACCGTTTCGGGCCCCTGCCGCGCGCCGCGAAGGAGCTGCTCAGCGTCG
- a CDS encoding HU family DNA-binding protein, with the protein MTKADIVSEIAKSTGVEKVQVQAIVEAFMDSIKTSLTQKNNVYLRGFGSFIVKKRAKKVARNISKNTTITIPEHNIPAFKPAKSFAAKVK; encoded by the coding sequence ATGACAAAGGCAGATATCGTAAGCGAAATCGCTAAGAGCACCGGCGTTGAGAAGGTGCAGGTGCAGGCTATCGTCGAGGCTTTCATGGACAGCATCAAGACGTCGCTCACCCAGAAGAACAACGTGTATCTCCGCGGATTCGGCAGCTTCATCGTGAAGAAACGCGCCAAGAAGGTTGCCCGCAACATCTCGAAGAACACGACGATCACCATTCCCGAGCACAACATCCCCGCTTTCAAGCCCGCCAAGAGCTTCGCAGCGAAGGTGAAATAA